Genomic segment of Drosophila simulans strain w501 chromosome 2R, Prin_Dsim_3.1, whole genome shotgun sequence:
CTGAAAGTAAGCAGACTTGTCGAAAGATTTTGATTTCTCTCAGAAGGGTATGAGCGACTCACGTAACGAGTCAGCACAGCCAACATTCTCAGGGACTAAGGACCTCTTCACGTCAAGTTCGCCGTTTTACCCGGGACCCACGACATTTGGCGGTAGTGCAGCTATTACTCGCGTTGACGACAATTTTAAGCGTATCAGAATACTTGCTTCTGAAATCAACGAAAAGATGGAACAGCCAACTAATTCGGAGTCCACAGAGTCGAGGATCATGAAACGCCGTCGTCTGTACGCTTTTCTAAATAGGAATGAAATTACGTACAGGAAATACCGCAATATACAGAATGAGTCCCGGATGGGCATCATTCATGAGATGGAGGAAACACAAATGCCAGAAACCACAAATAGGAAGACACCAGTTGTGCGAACATTCTACTTCTCGGAGCCTATACCGCTAATGCAACATCATTCAAAGCGCGATTTCGTATTTTCCGAACCAACTCCTCTGGATTAGGATACTTGTTTGGATGCTATCaaggaattttaaaaatgtatttctgaattatataaatattgaaggTGTTTCTGTAAATCGGTTAAAGCCACGGTatacaaagaaattaaaatattttagtatagCTCCTATTCAAGGTCTCTCCATTATACATAGGGAAAGTACACGAAAATATAGATGGTAGGATAGATCTTGACTAAAAgagaaatataacgaatatatccatttttcttattaaattaaaatctattttttgTAACTGATGaatttgttctgattttgcttTAAAATGGACTTTCGAACAAGTAAAGGGTAGCACAAAGGataaacacattttcacaCACTAAATTTCCAATATTAATCAAACATATTGTTAATTTAATCAACAAcctgtggctgttgctgcacTTCGAGGCACTTCCTGAATTCTCTCTACCCTGCCAGGATATTCCTATGATTTTAGTGAGTACAACTGGAGGGTTCCAAAATGCcagaattttaattaaattttttaagcAATTCAAGCAAAGTTGCCAATGGTTGACACTGGGcgggtgggggcgtggcaggtgcACTTTTTTTGTTGACTGCACACGCCGAGAAGCGGCAACAAATGTGCAGAAAGTTTTCGCACAGCTCCGGGACTTCGTGACTACGGGGCTGCGGGGCAATTGGCATTTGCAGTGGGCGAGGGCAGGAGGCCATTAATTAACTAGAAATGCCATTTTCCACAATTATACGTTCGCCGACTATATAGAAATGtaaaaactaattacattGCAATTTGCCAGCGTAATAGCCCGGGCCAGGCTCGTGTCTCCCCTGCTTTTCTGCAAACTGCATGCAAAGCGAATTATGTGGGGTTGAAGGTGGTGGATAGGGGTAAAATGGGGGCTGGATGGGCGGATGGCCGACTAACAAGTTTCCGCGCTACTTCCTTGGAAGTTCAAAATCAATGCAGAAAGCAAAGGACACATCCTGGTGGCTCGGAAGTTTGTCCAGGTCCAAGCCAAGTCCCGCTCCCTGTTCTATAGCAACTTATATTCCTCAGCAAGGACTCAGGTGTCCTTTTGAGCATGTATGAGTGCTGGAAGGGCGTGTCACATTATTATATGCTGCATGCAAGGCATTTGCAGGCCCCATAGACGGGAAACACTGGTTGAAAATACTATAGAACTAACCCGTAACAAAATGCTCTTCCAttagaagaaaacaaaaacttaaattagtttttaataaaccCATATCTGTATGACATCTAAATTTATAGAAATCTAAAGGTACAAATCCAGAGTCCTACTCCGACCGACTTGGGCGATTAATGGCCAATATAATTTCCAAGTGCTGTGCGCCATTGTGCTTAGCGGTTACTTAAGCCGGGTTTAAATTGCCTTTGCTGCACCCGcaatacacacacaaagcTTTTGTTGATACATTAGTTGTTAatatgttgctgttgttaggGCAACGGACAATTTGATTGATGTGGGATTTGTGGCAGTTGCGTTCTCAAACAGACTCGTCCGCCAAGAGGGTCTTCCTATAGGGCCAATCTGCTTATGGATACGCCTAGCACTTGGCTTAGGTGGTAACGCTattgaccaaatgtaaatAGTTCGTAATTACTTTAGATTTGTGAGATTTTCACTTCAAAACCTAAAGCTATGCTTAGGTATACGAAAGTAATATTTCTGGGGATTGATAATACCACTTAAACGGACAGCT
This window contains:
- the LOC6735324 gene encoding uncharacterized protein LOC6735324 gives rise to the protein MSDSRNESAQPTFSGTKDLFTSSSPFYPGPTTFGGSAAITRVDDNFKRIRILASEINEKMEQPTNSESTESRIMKRRRLYAFLNRNEITYRKYRNIQNESRMGIIHEMEETQMPETTNRKTPVVRTFYFSEPIPLMQHHSKRDFVFSEPTPLD